CCTCCCTGGTATCtaatggtgggggtgatggtgatggcggggCCGGCACTCGACAGCAGTGATTCGGGAGGTAAGGGTATGGGTGGATGGGTGACGGAGAGAGGAAGCGTGGAAATGTGAGTGAGGGCAAGCCCACATGAATGAGGCACAGAGACAAACAGCACTGCTAGACGATATGTGACTCAAGATATTGGGTAAAAATAGGCTGACAAAAAATGACGTTCCTATACAGTCCTTGCACAACCTCCTttactaaaaaagaaaagaaaaacaaacaggttGTGTGGGTGTACCGTCTCCGTGGTGGTGACAAGATAAGGTGGAGGGCATGATAGCGACACGTCCTGTACTGTACCGGTGTAGCAGTCATCACCTGCTGACCCTTTATATATAGTTTCCCTCACGTCCGTTCAGTGCCTTTCATTGTGTTCGATGCCAGGATTATCTTCATTCCGTTCTCTTGTGTCATTGCTAGAGTTCAGAACTCTTTCATTATAAATCTCTTAACGTTTTTTTTAATAACTACACTACATAAAACACGATTATGGTAACACGACACAATtttgaagacagaaaaaaggacTATACTGACACTGTTTTTGCTAAAGGGTCCACTGCTAGGACGATCATGGAGAGAGAGGATTATGAATTAAGTACAGGATAAGGTTTGGATGGGAGCACTTTAGTGACTGTACAAAAGTACAAATTAGTGGTAGCAGCCGTGACAAAAATTACATCAGTGGTAGTACTCGACAGTGTAACCAAAGCTGAAAATAAAAGTGGCTGGCACGACACAAGTGATATCAGTTGAAACAATATATTAATGTATAAGAATTTAATGCATATACATAGCATTGGTTTGTGAATCATGTGATGATATAAAGTCATTGGGTCAGCACTAATGGGAGCCTTACCCGACGTAGGTAACTGCCTCGTCAAGAAGGGGCTGCAGATGGACGAACCCCAAGGACCATTGCTGTTGCTGGCCTATGTGACCCGCTCGACCAGTTTGACCGTGGGCTTCATCTTCCGTGGCGTGGAGGGCAAACAGGAGCGGGATGCAGTCTCTCTGAACAGTACGGGGGCCACTCACTCGGAGGTGAGGGGCGGGAAAGCCACCTTGACACCCTTGGACCTGCCGCGCCTCATCCCCGAGGGCTGGAACACCTTCAACGTGACTGTGGCCGGAAAGGACGTGACGATGACGCTGGTGCAGGGCCAGGACCACCTGACGCTCCTGCAAATGTCGCTGCCACACCCCGTCACAAGAGTGCATGCCGTAGGGACCGTGGCAAAATGCTCAACAGGTGAATGGCacgagtaaaagagagagagagagagagagagagagagagagagagagagagagagagagagagagagagagagagagagagagagagagagacagagacagagacagagacagagacagagagagagagagagagagagagagagagagagagagagagagagagagagagagagagagagagagagagagagagagagaatttagagaTTTGTTTATTGTCCTTTCCCCAGCCTCACCCGAGTCGGAGGTGGCCGCGGGCAGGGACGAGGTGGTTTTCCTACAGCCGGTTGGAAGTGAACAAGAACAGTGGttggagttgagcagcgaggaagAGGGGGCGGCGTCCGTCTTTgtgtacttcccttcctccccgaaCACCATGACCCCTGTGCCCGCTAACACCATCCTCAGGATAACCAGTAGCCTGCGTGGCGACTACGTCCTCTTGAGAGTGTTCAaggtatgtacacacacacacacacacacacacacacacacacacacacacacacacacacacacacacgcacaaacacacacacacacacacacgaacacgaacGAAAATACGTGAGACGGCTATGAGAGTCAGTGATGAAAGTGAAGACGATTATTCGAGGCTATGTTTTTTCTGGATTTGGTAGTAAAGAGTCGGCTTTGTACAAAAGAGTGTTGCTGATGGAGAAAAAATTAAATAAGGGGATTGGAAAAGTAAattacatagaggaggaggacatacaaGGTAAGAAACTGCAAAGTGATCTACGGTCAAGAGTACGCAGTCTAGAGGACAGGGGAAAAAACTAgttcaagaaaatgaagagttgagagagaagttggcgaaatatgaaaaaaaaacgatgaaggaaGGCCTAGCAGTcgcaagaaaggaaaatgaagacctgAAAGCAATAGTGGACGAAGAAGAAcagcgagtgagagagaaaatgttgGGTGAAATGAAGACCTGGAAAGTAGAACATGAAAAAGCTAATGTAAACTTTAAGGAAGTAATTGAAAAGcaactgaaagaagagaaaaaaatatgtagaaaaagagGTGGACAAGGTTTTGAAAAACAATGAAGATTTAGTAAAGGATGTGGCTGACATGAAAGAGTTTAATAATAtttggaatgaaagagaagaatataacgtttaaaccaagaagggaaaaggaagaactaaaATCAGTGAAATACCTACTGCAGAACCTGAATGATGAAGAATTACATAatcttgaggaggaggtggatgagatcGTTGGGCTGGGTCCTTATGTAGAAGGTAAAACGAGATCAGTGAAATTAAGATTAAAATCCCAGCAGGTAACAGAGGAAATTTTGtatagaacaactaaactaaaagaagTAGATgtatgtaaggaaatatatataaggataaatagaaataaagaagaaaggaaaaaatggaatgaaatgcAAGCAGAGGTAAAGGAGATAAATAGtgcaagaacagaagaagaagattttttttttgagagtTTTGGGGGACAGGGTAAAGAAATGGTACATAAGGGAAAAGCCATAACTGATCAGAAACTAGACAAAATTGGAACAACTAAGGGTTTAAGTGTGACGTATACCAACGTAGATGGGATTATACCTAGAAAATTGGAATTACAAGATTacttaaaggaaaaagaacccaAGATTGTGTGTATAACGGAAACAAAGCTAAAAGAGTAAATTCAAATAGTGTTTAACAAAACTACAATATATGGAGGAAGCATAGGAGgggcaaaggtggtggaggagtaatGATAATGACGAGAAAGGAGTTGATGGTGAAGTCATtaatatatggagaaggaaaggcggaaatagTGAATGTTAACTTGgagaataaaaacagagaaatgctGACGCTAATATCAACCTATGTACCACCAAAAACAAACTCATGGAACAGACAAGAATATGAGACGATGATTGAGGATACCATTCAGTGTTTGAGTAGGTTGcttaaagcaaataaaaaagtCTTGTtggttggggactttaactgcaaagaggtaaattgggaaacattCGAAGGTGGAGGAAGTGAGACTGCATAGGGGGAGAGATTTTAAAAACTGActatggaaaacttgatgatgcagtgggtgactGAAAATACACGATACAGGAGTGATGACGAACCAGCAAGACTGGACCTGGTGCTGACGAAGGGAGTGCACCTGTTTGAATTAAGATATGTGTGTCCCATGGGAAATAGTGATCATGTAATAATAGAGTTGGAAACCGATGACGACGTCACTGAGGAAGACGAATCatacaaaggaaaaaggagaaactacagGAAAGTGGACATAGAAAATCTCAAGAAATATTATGAAAGACTGGactgggaaaagttaaaaagaacaaacgaggtgcaggaaaagtatgatattttcatagAGGCATATGAGACAGGAGTCAAAAAatatgtcccattatataaaccaatagaaagaggaaagcaagattggTTTAATGGAAGATGTGCAggtgcaaagaaaaagagagacaaagcgttGAAAAGGCTGAAGAGAAATAAGAaccaaatgaagaaagaagagtttCAGATAGCaaaaaatgaatatgtgaaaataaggagggaagaagagaaaggatacgaaaaggatattgttgaaaagtgtaaggaagaacctaaattgttttatagatttataaatggaaaaatctaatggaaaaaatagaaagactgaaagatggaaataagataactgaagatcctaaagacatgactgagccaCTAAACAAGAGGTTTcaacaagtttttacaaaagaatcacaatttaatgaaccacaagatgatAAGATAAATGTTCAAGTGGAGgaagtcatagtaactaaagaagaaatataaaaaataatggaggggatggaagagaggaaagcaataggaccggatggagtttcgggttttattttgaaagaatgcggaaatcagctggttggaccggtatatgatatcatagagtgctcaatatcaactggtaaagtacctAAGGAATAGCgaagggctgaggtggtccctatatataaaagcgggaaaaaggaagagcCTCTGAACTATAGACCAATATCATAGACCAGTATAGTTtgtaaaaaatgtgaaaaagtgataaagaaacaatggacaaaatttctagaacacaatataattacagaaaaacagtatcTCTTTATTTAGACAAGGgcgttcatgtgtaacaaacttatcgagattttactcaagagtgacggacataacacaggagagggatgtaTGGGTAGACTGCGTGTATTTGGACTTGAAGAAGgctttcgacaaagttccacatacaagactgttatggaagctggaaaatagaggaggattgaaagggaaaatgaaaaactggatggaaagttacttaaaaggaagagaaatgagaacagtggtaaggGACACGAAATCGGAATGGTGAAATGCAGatagtggggtgcctcaaggatcggtactggcaccaatacttttcctagtgattataaatgatatgccggagaaagtaaatagttacatgagcttgtttgcagacgatgcgaaattgctgagacacataagaaatagtaaagactgtgaaactCTGCAAGAGAACCTAAATATgatttgggattggagtaagaaatgggagatggagtttaatgtgaagaaatgtcatgtaatggaaatgggaaagagtgaagggagacgaaaatggacatatagaatgggagatggagaaatattaaaaattcaagaagagagatctgggagtgataatacaagataatcaacagtcagagagtcatgtaaataggatatttggagatacgtatagaatggtaagaaatataggaatagcattccgttacatggataaagatatgatgaaaaatatgattatcactatgattagaccaaagatggaatatgcggaaactgtgtggtctccccataagaagaaacacgtgataaaaactagaaagaatataAAGGTTGGCAACGAAGATGTTtacagagctggagggattgttatatgaagaaagattaaaggaaatgaacctgccaacattggaacagagaagagaaaggggagacctaatactaaattataaattgtggaataaaatggaagaagtagataacgaggagttgctactaagagaagtaagaaacaccagcaacacacgaagATATAgtaaaaattgaaaaaatgaagatgcttgagagacaaaaaaatatagcttcccgcaaagaaacatagaggtttggaacagactaagtgaggatgtagtatcggcgaagagtgtgcacaactttaaggaaaaactggaaaagtacagatatggagacgggaccacacgagcgtagctcaggccctgtaaaattacaactaggtaaatacaactgggtaaatacacacacacacacacacacacatacacacagatacacCCAGCGAGTCAGTCCTTCCCTATCTGCATGTAGGATGGTGACGGGGGTGGTGAGGAGGTGGTAGAAGAGAGAGCTTCCATCACGCCCCCGCTGACCATGCTGGTGCgcagtgatggaggtgatggtgacggCCCCAGCGTTCATCTCCGCCTCATGCTGTCGCAGCCGCTCGTGTACGAAGCCCCGTCCTCCACAAGCAGCGGCGCTGGAAGCTTGGGacacaaaggtgtgtgtgtgtgtgtatgtgtgtgtgtgtgtaattttcctAACACAGCAACTAAGACTTTCTAGCATTTCGACTTGATTAATTATGCTGGAGTGAATACAAACTATACTAAAGCAATAGAAGCAATCTGTATTAAAACTTTATGTGAAATTTAGAAAAATAAAGTTGGTCATTTATAAATAAAGTTACTAAACTTTAAACAGAACACAATGTTGAAATTGAACTATTTCAAGCTTTTGTTACATGTAATGTcgataatttttttatataaggGACTGTCGAGTTTTTTTATGGCGAGAAATTCGTCATCGCAAAGCCTGCAGCAATTTCCTGCCCCTTCATGTGCCCCAACCATGGCTGTCTCTCCCCGCCACAGCACTTGGCATCTCCCTGACGGTGTTGGCGTCCTGCCTGCTGCTGGGAGCGGCGCTTTACTGGTGGCGCCGCAGGAACAGAATTCCACCCTTGCGCCGGCAAGAAAGGTCAGTTCAAAAGTCTGTCTACCtagctgtctgtctttctgctcaccatataaacaaaataatttacaTGTCTAATGAACAATCTATATCTAACTCTCCTTGCAAAGTCAGATAAATAGATGAACGGAATGATAtaaaagatagattgatagttggAACGGTAAATGTATAGGTAGGGAAAAGAATAAATTCAACAGGATACCTCGAAGAATAATAAGCTGGTGCTGCGATGTTATCACAACTTTTACTCACCAATAATTATATTTGCATAACGTAATTCTTTCTGTGCACATAATAATCATTTGCCCGCCAATCCACAAGTCTTTGTAAGAGTCTGTCTCTCTACGACTCCCTGTGCCCGTGGTGGTGACAGCCGGGCTAAAGTGATCCAAGAGACGCCAGCCTCCCTGAGCCGGCAGCCGGACTTCAAGGGTCGCCTTTATCACGACACCACCGACGGGATGAAGACGCTGCACCTCCACCTGCTGCCGGACCCCGCCACGGTGCGGCTCCTGAACGCGCTGCTCTACAGCGACGTCTCCAGTGCTGAGCTGCTCCGTAAGCACGGCCTTGCCTTTTCTGCTTGATGCTATAGGTGCTATAGGTGATCTATGTCTAAGTATGTAGACTAGAGTACAACGATGCCGGATAACATAATCAATATACAAATAAATGCtgcgatgaacacacacacacacacacacacacacacacacacacacaaacgcacgcacgcacacaaacatacacacacacacacacacacacacgcacgcacgcacgctcacacacacacacacacacacacacacacacggagtggAGAACAAACATCCACGTCCTTCTCCACCCAGCAGAAAATGGGTGCTGGGTGTCAGTGGGGGGGGTTGTGTCTCTTCCCTGGGGTAGTGGTCTGGCACCGCCAGAGGTGAGTAACACAAGGGTGAAAACCAAGACTTTCTGATCCAGGCTTACGACCTTGACTTAATCCTTTAAGGATACAAGTAGATAAAATGCACTCATATATTCCTTTATCACACTCTCCTTCCGCTTCCTCATTCCAGTCCTCCTCATACTAAAGATTCCAATAGTGTTCACATCATTCTCCTTTCAAGATGCTCCTCGTCCCGCTTTTCACCCTaatcccttcccacacacacagtGGTCAACATCCACGAGGCGTCACGGCTCCACAGCTTCGCGGAGAGGCTCCCCGCCCTGCCCAGTATCGGAAAGGTGAAGCTCGATGTGGCGGGCTTCACGGAGAGAGACCTGGACAAGGTGTGCGAGCTGGTCATGAAGCTGCAGCCATCGAAGGGGTAGGTGGCggcgatgcttttttttttttttttactgtaaagaaGGAAGGGCAAATGCAGAACAGACTGATCAGTAACACCTACAACACGCGGTTTCTATATATTAAGACTACAAAAGGTGCCgaaagaatgataaaataaaTTGGTGGTGAGGAAGATGCTTAATttgttacaaacacacacacacacacacacacacacacacacacacacacacacacacacacacacacacacacacacacacacacacacacacacacacacacacacagctgaaacAAACTTAAAGGAAATAGCACAAAGGAAAAGCACTATCAACACAAAActcgggaggaaaaaaaaatgtaaaaaataaagaaaaaataaaactctgCATAcagtaacatgaaaaaaaaaaaacgcagtgGCAAGTACAGGTAAATGCAAAGAGGTCTATACACACAGGTATGCAACCATCGACTTCCAAAGggacatcaacagcaacaacagcggcAATGGGGAGGTTTTGCGGCAAGAAGCGTGGGAGAAACTTCTTCAAGGCTTGCACGATATGGAGgtgaaagtgaaggggagggtgagTAGCAGCCGCGTTTGTTGTGGTGTGAATGCGAAGGTTATGGCTATGGTGAAGGGGGTGGTGaaggtggcagtggtagtggttgttatAGTGAATTGAAAATGAAGTTGAGTATGAGGGGTAAGATGAGTAGGGTCTGTGCTTCGGGTTTGTTTTAGTCACATGTAGCAGTGGGAGTCGTAGTgttaggagtgggaggaggaagaggaagcaaggaaggaggaaaagaaagaggaacaatggCAACAATGGAGACTgagaaactgaaggaggaagcactgaagaagagaaacagaagtggAATCGATGGAGACTAATTaacggagggaagagaaagaagcgaggaaagaggaaaagaaaaatgaatagaagTACGAAGGGAGGGACAaataggaagagataaggaaatggaaaaaaattggaacaaaggaagaaggaaaagggagtgagggaagagaagaaagcggAACAACAGAAGCAGGAGACATGGGTGCTCACATTTACTTGCCCGTCACATCTCTCCCTGCACAGGTGTGGCTGCCAGCGGGGGCCATCACGGAGGAGCGACAAAAGCTGCTGCCCCTCAGCTTCACCTACGACTGTCGCATCGCtggatgagtagaaggaaggagtgCAACGGAAGAGTGTGGGGAGCTGCTGGcttaggggaaggaagaagtgcaGTGGAAAAGTGTGGGGAGCTGCTGgcttaggagaaggaagaagtgcagTGGAAGAGTGTGGGGAGCTGCTGGcttaggggaaggaagaagtgcagtggaatctctctctctctctctctctctctctctctctctctctctctctctctctctctctctctctctctctctctctctctctctctctctctatatatatatatatatatatatatatatatatatatatatatatatatatatatatatatatatatatatatatatatatatatatatatatatatatatatatatatatatattcaacatCAGCATTTTGTGTATTAGCCATTGACCCATTTATCTATCCTCGCTAGTTcgattttgtatacatatgggtGCTCCTATATTGTAAATCTTCAAGAATATCAAGTAATGGTGAATAATTTATATATATCTGATTATCTCTCTGCGTCAGCTCAGAAAGTACGTGAACTTCTTTTATAGATCTTGCAATGTTTTTCGTTTTGTAATAAGTGTCTTTATATTCAAGTTATATATAAGGGTGGGGGTGCAAGGAGAGGGAATGTAGGCTCCCTTTCCATAccttacctatttgtatttttacTGTGTCAAGTTCAACGTGTTTTGTATCTTGTAATCTTATAATGATTCTTGAAACTTAGGTAAACATTTTGTACATAAGAATTCAATCGATTAGGCATTACAATAttacttttctgcttttctttctttctggttttttttttacttgttctcAAAGTTAGTTTTCTATAGGTGATACAATCAATTGAAGCTGTTATTTATTTCCCAGACATACATTTGCTTGGCAAGATATTGTTGCCTGTTATTTCTTACCGATTTGTAATTTTACATGattgaataagtgtgtgtgtgtgtgtgtgtgtgtgtgtgtgtgtgtgtgtgcgcgtgcgtgtgcgcgtgcgcgTGCGCGTgcacgtgcgtgtgtttgtgtttgtgtgagtgtgcgtgtgcgtgtgcgtgtgtacttCACCATGGTCTGACTACATGATAGACTCCCGATCGCCAGCCGGTAAAATCCCCGAATAAGGTCGGACATCCTGCAAAAGTGTATGGATAGTGTAAATTTGGAGGTTTATGAGTCGGATACTGGCTGGTAAAGATATTTTGGAGTGTGAAGCACGAGATGCAGACAGTAGCCTTGTGTGTTGAGATGTAATACTTAGTTTGCCCGTGAAGATCAAGAAAAGAGCGAACCCCTTTCGAACCCAGACCAAGACGGGAACAGAATAGCTGGGCCTTGTTTACATTGCCGCCTTGAAGCATTCCCTCGGTGTAAATTCAGGTGCCACATTATTGTCCTTCAGGTACATACATTTAGGAGACATatgcagacttgctgagcaccgGAGAGTTTACTGGTCAGTGAGAGGGAAGTTGACAGTTGTTAAAATGATGGAGTGCCTTAAATATTCTCCGACTGCCCCCTTCAGGTAACCACAGTATTTGACGaagcacacttttttttttctacaagggaagcagctcaaggacaacaaaaaaaatatagagaaaaggcCCGCTAATTGCTGCTCatatgaaagagaaaagtaatgagtggccaaaagagaggtcaacttcgggtggagAGCTGTCTTGATATTCTTCTCTTGAGGCAAAGTGGTATGGAGGGATAAGATTTAGTCTTGCGAGTACATTAGGAGGGTGGTCCATACAGAAATGTTGACAAGTTCTTTggtatttatcttgttttttacCCAGCGCACTGCAgagtttgtcattttctttttctgatctgcctcatttttctcttctttccctataACGATTTACAGGAAAAAAGTCCAGATAGGAGGTTGAGGGGCTAAAGACTCCACTGTTAAGAGGTGACCAGTGTCATATTATTCCAAAACTATACCCGTCTCATTGCAGAGGACACTTTTGTGCTATATGAAGTACTTTGTGCACATGCAGCACACTGCTGTATTGCTTTATCGTCACAAATCGTTCAtgagattattattgttatatattGTCTGCGCGGACAAACTGAGGGGTTATATTTCTGTTTTTTTGCAAATGGTAGTTGGGCACAGGTCAGATATGGCTAAGTTAGGTATAGTTAAGTTAGATCAGgtcaggtatggttaggttagatatagttaggtcaggtcagatcaggttaggttagatttggtttggttagataTAACTGCTTATgataaatacttgcttggctttgcgCTGTGCCACTGGTTGTTGTCAATGGTTCGGTGGGCATTCTTTTTTAACTAAATTATGGTAAATACTTGTGATATGCTATGCAGTGCACAGCTATCAATATGGTAGTCAAGGCAGCAGCTCAACTCCTGGGCCAGCAGAACTTCAAGGTCTGCCTTCCTCATGGTCCTCTAAGGGCTGAAGtgcttaattttcctcttcttgtgtaTTGTGACATTAAAGCTTTTATATCTGATGAGTTTTTATGTGTTTGGTATAAGTTTGTGTAGTTTTTTTGTGGAAATCacaatttttttgggggggaaggaaAATTTGGGAAACTAAAGAACTTGGGAATATTTGGCAGATTAATTTATAACACATCAATACTAACCAGAAATAAATAATTGTTTTGCACACCTTTGTAAGATGGGTGACGTTATAAATAGTTACCAGTTCCTTTACATTGCATTCCTTCCTGTCACAATCAAATTAAACTGTGTGTCGTGGTGAGCCTTCCTGGGTGGACTTGTATAAGGGGGAAGGGTGTGGTAAAGTCACTGGTGGGTTGAGGGAGGCTTGATAGATGGACTGTTACATATGAGGTTATTTGATAGACTGGTGAATATTTGTACCCTTggtggaaggaatgggaatgatgGATTTGAGTTGAGTTGGTTGGGAAACTAGTATATACAGGCAAGGGGTAAGCTTTGTCAATGGACTTCTAGATAGAGGGGCTGGTGAAAGGGGAACATTTGCTATATAGATTGGTTGATAGGGAAGTGTTGGAGGATAAACTGGTGGATAAGGTGGAGAAATTAAAGCTTTATATATGGAATTGTAGATGAAAGGCGGCTGGATTAATGGAATGGTGAATAGAAATAGGGTTGGTGGAAGGAGTagtggacaggaggaggatcACTGGATTTGGGGAGAGTTGGTGGATGAGCTAGTGGAGAGAAGGATTGGTGAAGGGACTGTTGAATTGGGGATGGATTGGTGAGTGGACTAGTAGATAGGAAGGCTTTTGGGATCAGTTGGTGGATTAGAAAAGGGTTGATGGAGGGGCTGGTGGATTGGAAAGGTTTGATCAATTTATATGTGAATTAGAGGAGGGTTGGTGGGTTGACTGGTGGATAGATGGAGACTTGGCCGATAGAGAGGTGGATAAGAATAGATAGGGATGCTTTTTTTGGTTGAATTGGTTGGTAGTGAGAGTGTTGATGAATTAATACACTGAAtggtcatttatttatttattttttacagcagaggagtcagttcaagggcataaaaaaaggaaacaaatgtgaaaaaaaacctgCTTCTCACTgctcttaagtgtgtgtgtgtgtgtgtgtgtgtgtgtgtgtgtgtgtgtgtgtgtgtgtgtgtgagatcactATGTTGGGTTATACAGATTTTTTCATCATAATATAATGGTAAGCCTTCAGTAAATACAGacgtcctccccccctccccataataagaaaaaaaagataattccgTCGTTCATTATGAGGTACACTTGAGGAGAGACACTAATTaatgagcccccccccccccctccttcctcgcaTTCCCACCACTAAATTCGTGCGTCTCTAGTTATAGTTACATATTAAATTGTAATAGTCTGCCAGTGAACAAAGTTTTCTTTATTatcggagaaagaaaacagggatAGCAGAGTGAACATCGAGGGGGTGGCCTCGGCATATGAGTCTCTTCCCTCGCCTACCAACTCCAATACTCGTCCACTAATGAATCGTTTCATTGACACCCTCTCCCTCAGC
This genomic window from Eriocheir sinensis breed Jianghai 21 chromosome 34, ASM2467909v1, whole genome shotgun sequence contains:
- the LOC127007101 gene encoding uncharacterized protein LOC127007101, coding for MVSLKPPWYLMVGVMVMAGPALDSSDSGGNCLVKKGLQMDEPQGPLLLLAYVTRSTSLTVGFIFRGVEGKQERDAVSLNSTGATHSEVRGGKATLTPLDLPRLIPEGWNTFNVTVAGKDVTMTLVQGQDHLTLLQMSLPHPVTRVHAVGTVAKCSTASPESEVAAGRDEVVFLQPVGSEQEQWLELSSEEEGAASVFVYFPSSPNTMTPVPANTILRITSSLRGDYVLLRVFKDGDGGGEEVVEERASITPPLTMLVRSDGGDGDGPSVHLRLMLSQPLVYEAPSSTSSGAGSLGHKALGISLTVLASCLLLGAALYWWRRRNRIPPLRRQESRAKVIQETPASLSRQPDFKGRLYHDTTDGMKTLHLHLLPDPATVRLLNALLYSDVSSAELLLVNIHEASRLHSFAERLPALPSIGKVKLDVAGFTERDLDKVCELVMKLQPSKGYATIDFQRDINSNNSGNGEVLRQEAWEKLLQGLHDMEVKVKGRVWLPAGAITEERQKLLPLSFTYDCRIAG